In a single window of the Panthera leo isolate Ple1 chromosome A1, P.leo_Ple1_pat1.1, whole genome shotgun sequence genome:
- the IL13 gene encoding interleukin-13 isoform X1: protein MWFLDSTRQSGDQGGRRHTWPIKATARGQGHKPLSLGQPTCLLLAPPVLALGSMALWLTVVIALTCLGGLASPGPHSRRELKELIEELVNITQNQVSLCNGSMVWSVNLTTGMQYCAALESLINVSDCTAIQRTQRMLKALCTQKPSAGQISSERSRDTKIEVIQLVKNLLNHLRRNFRHGNFK from the exons ATGTGGTTTCTAGATAGTACCCGACAAAGCGGAGACCAGGGTGGGAGGCGTCACACTTGGCCTATAAAAGCTACCGCAAGAGGCCAAGGCCACAAGCCACTCAGCTTAGGCCAGCCTACGTGTCTGCTCCTCGCTCCTCCTGTGTTAGCTCTAGGCTCCATGGCGCTCTGGCTGACCGTGGTCATTGCTCTCACCTGCCTTGGTGGCCTTGCCTCCCCGGGCCCTCACTCAAGGAGGGAGCTCAAGGAGCTCATTGAAGAGCTGGTCAACATCACCCAGAATCAG GTATCCCTCTGCAATGGCAGCATGGTGTGGAGCGTCAACCTGACAACCGGCATG CAGTACTGTGCAGCCCTAGAATCTCTCATCAATGTCTCTGACTGCACTGCCATCCAAAGGACCCAGAGGATGCTGAAAGCCCTGTGCACTCAGAAACCCTCAGCAGGG CAGATTTCCAGTGAGCGCAGCCGAGACACCAAAATTGAAGTGATCCAGTTGGTAAAAAACCTGCTCAACCATCTAAGGAGAAATTTTCGCCATGGAAATTTCAAATGA
- the IL13 gene encoding interleukin-13 isoform X3 yields MWFLDSTRQSGDQGGRRHTWPIKATARGQGHKPLSLGQPTCLLLAPPVLALGSMALWLTVVIALTCLGGLASPGPHSRRELKELIEELVNITQNQVSLCNGSMVWSVNLTTGMQYCAALESLINVSDCTAIQRTQRMLKALCTQKPSAGISSERSRDTKIEVIQLVKNLLNHLRRNFRHGNFK; encoded by the exons ATGTGGTTTCTAGATAGTACCCGACAAAGCGGAGACCAGGGTGGGAGGCGTCACACTTGGCCTATAAAAGCTACCGCAAGAGGCCAAGGCCACAAGCCACTCAGCTTAGGCCAGCCTACGTGTCTGCTCCTCGCTCCTCCTGTGTTAGCTCTAGGCTCCATGGCGCTCTGGCTGACCGTGGTCATTGCTCTCACCTGCCTTGGTGGCCTTGCCTCCCCGGGCCCTCACTCAAGGAGGGAGCTCAAGGAGCTCATTGAAGAGCTGGTCAACATCACCCAGAATCAG GTATCCCTCTGCAATGGCAGCATGGTGTGGAGCGTCAACCTGACAACCGGCATG CAGTACTGTGCAGCCCTAGAATCTCTCATCAATGTCTCTGACTGCACTGCCATCCAAAGGACCCAGAGGATGCTGAAAGCCCTGTGCACTCAGAAACCCTCAGCAGGG ATTTCCAGTGAGCGCAGCCGAGACACCAAAATTGAAGTGATCCAGTTGGTAAAAAACCTGCTCAACCATCTAAGGAGAAATTTTCGCCATGGAAATTTCAAATGA
- the IL13 gene encoding interleukin-13 isoform X2 has product MWFLDSTRQSGDQGGRRHTWPIKATARGQGHKPLSLGQPTCLLLAPPVLALGSMALWLTVVIALTCLGGLASPGPHSRRELKELIEELVNITQNQVSLCNGSMVWSVNLTTGMYCAALESLINVSDCTAIQRTQRMLKALCTQKPSAGQISSERSRDTKIEVIQLVKNLLNHLRRNFRHGNFK; this is encoded by the exons ATGTGGTTTCTAGATAGTACCCGACAAAGCGGAGACCAGGGTGGGAGGCGTCACACTTGGCCTATAAAAGCTACCGCAAGAGGCCAAGGCCACAAGCCACTCAGCTTAGGCCAGCCTACGTGTCTGCTCCTCGCTCCTCCTGTGTTAGCTCTAGGCTCCATGGCGCTCTGGCTGACCGTGGTCATTGCTCTCACCTGCCTTGGTGGCCTTGCCTCCCCGGGCCCTCACTCAAGGAGGGAGCTCAAGGAGCTCATTGAAGAGCTGGTCAACATCACCCAGAATCAG GTATCCCTCTGCAATGGCAGCATGGTGTGGAGCGTCAACCTGACAACCGGCATG TACTGTGCAGCCCTAGAATCTCTCATCAATGTCTCTGACTGCACTGCCATCCAAAGGACCCAGAGGATGCTGAAAGCCCTGTGCACTCAGAAACCCTCAGCAGGG CAGATTTCCAGTGAGCGCAGCCGAGACACCAAAATTGAAGTGATCCAGTTGGTAAAAAACCTGCTCAACCATCTAAGGAGAAATTTTCGCCATGGAAATTTCAAATGA